The region GCAGTAGCATCTCCCTGGGAACTGCCCCGATGAGATGTTGAACCGCCTGCTCGCGCTCCTTTTCACTGATGCAGAGGTGCATTATCTCTCCTCGAAGAGACGTACTTTATCAAAACCCATATCTGTACCGCGAACCACAACGCTGCCGCGATGAAAAGCAAATAGTAGCCCAACGGGAAAATGAACGAATCCACCAAGTATGGGAATGCGTAGGTCCACTGTGGGTTTGCGATTCTGACTAGCATGGCTGCGATGAAAAACCGGAATACCCACTCAGTGGGGTAAAGGAGGTCTCTAGCGGTTACCTCTGGGTTCATGTGATGCTCTATGCCACTGTTATTTAAAAAGATGTAGCTCTTGGGAGGTAGGTTTCAATGAAGGAGATCCTTAAAGCAACGCATCCAAGGCCACAGATGACCCACCCTAACTCTCACGCTTTGTTATTGTTACATTGAAAAATCCGGATATCTTTATACTTACTGCCCTTCCCCTTGACCTGCTTCCATGATCCTCTGATAGTCTTCTTCCGGGATTTCACGCATTGCCTGGCCACGAATATGCCCGGACCACATCTTCTTATTCGTGATGAACTTCATATCCGGGATAAGTGGCTTGAACTCAACCGGCGGATCGAATATCTTTACGGGCCTGAGTTTGATCCGAAGCGGGAAGAGCTCATCGCCGAGTTTCGCTGGTGAGATGAATATTCGCGACGAGTTCTCATGCATCTTTGACGTCACCTCGAATGATCCGGTAATTGCTGGAGGGAGAACTTCCTTATCGACTATTTTCTGCCCCACATAGATCAGGATCGTATCGCCAAGTTGTACTCGATTGATAGCATTGATGCTGCGCCTCGGCACTCCCCATATGTGTTTCTTAATGACAACATCCGAGTTTTCCCGGTTAGATATCGCGAGCCAGCGAGTCATATACCCTGATTTCGAATTCTCGCATATAAGATCTTGTTTACAGTCCTCCTCGCCAATTGAAATGGAAAGAATTATATTCAGTAGCATGCAATAAGGCATTGTTTGTAGGGCCCTATAAACAATAAATTATAGGATCAATTAAATGATAGAAAAAAAAGCCATACAAAATGAGTTGCGCCACCTCATAACAGACGTGGTGCGCGGAGTAGCGGTTCGAACCCCCAAGATTTCTGACGCAGACACTGTCGAGGTCATCAATATCAAGGATATCAACGATGGCCGAATAGATACAGCATCTCTTGAGAAACGAGTCGTCACGAGTGCAAAAAGCAGCAATTACGAGGCCATCCGAGAAGGAGACATTGTCATAGCAACTCGTGGACCGCAGTTCAGGGTAGGTGTTGCCGATAAGCAGGCCGAAGGGCACCTAATAACTTCTAACCTCATTGCCCTTCGCCTCGACCAGCAGAAGGTACTCCCAGGGGTGCTCGCCGCCTATCTCAACAGTCCCGATGGCCAGCACAATCTGACGGCTATATCGAAGGGCGTAACTGTCCCCTCGATCGGCCAGAAAGAACTCCTCGGCATCACGGTGCCTCTCCCCCCGATGGAGGCGCAGCAGCACATCAAGGACTACCTGCAGTCGACCGAAGATTACCTCACGACGTTGCGGGCAGAGGAGGAGACAGTAAAGAAGATCCGGGACTATGCCATATTCCGCTCATTCGAGGTGAAGGTATGAGACCTGCCCTCGATACTGTTGCTAACTGGATCTGGGAGGCGTTTGATCCGGTTCGTTCACTCATGAGCCCGAGTGAGGCCTACCCCTACCTCCTCGGAATCATTGGACTGAAACGCTTCTCTGATCAGGGCGGCGATGACGTTGTCCGGTGGCACGAACTCGCACCCGAACAGTACGATCTGGGTTCTGCTCTGAACGCAGCGCTGGCCAGGGTCGAAGCGGCATGTCCAGAATATCGGGGATGGTTTAGTGATCTGGACTATAACCACAGAACCCTTGGGGGGCACCAGGCTTGGAACCGGCTCTGGCAGTCCGCCGTAACCGCTGTAGGAGAGTTCAATTTTGCCGCCCTGCTGGAAGAAGATCCGCAGGCGATTCACGACCTTTGTATCAAACTCAATGAATTGGTTTCCCGGGCGAGCAGCGCAAAGGGAGAGTTTGAAACGCCGGACTGTCTCGCCACCCTCATGTCTGTGCTGCTCGCCCCCCATAATGGCCAGTCAGTCTACGATCCCTTCTGTAGCAGTGGCACCACCCTCCTCCGGGTAGCGTCTCGGACGAGAGACCATGACCCGGATGCTCACCTTGCTCTGTACGCCGAAACAAGGTTTCTTGAGGCTGCCCGGAAGACGCATCTCAATCTGTTTGCTGCGGGAGAGCGTGGCGCGCATGTCGCCTCTGGAGATATCATCGCCCGGCCGGGGTTCACTGACGGGCGACAGGTGAAGACCTTCGACAGGATACTCTGCACCATTCCCTTCGGGGCAAAGAGTTGGGGGGAGGAGATCGCGACCTACGACCCCTTCGGCCGGTTTGTCTACGGCATCCCCCCCGCAACCCAGGGCGACTTCGCATATCTGCAACACTGTATTGCATCACTTTCTGACGACGGGGTACTCGTCGCGGTGGTGTCGCCATCGCTGCTCTTTAAGGAGAGGCGCGAGGGAGAAATCCGGCGCCGGATTGTCGAGGCCGATTGTATTGAGGCTGTAATCCGTCTTCCGCCCAAAATCTATCTCCAGACATCAATCCCCGTTGTCCTACTGGTGATCCGGCGGACGAAACCTGAAGCCCGGCGGGGTAAGATCCTGTTCATTGATGCATCGAAGGGATTCCTACAGGGGAGATCGCAGAATGCCCTCCGCGACGAGGATATCACGGCAATTGAAAAAGCCTATAACGCCTTTGGCGAAATAAAGGGATATAGCGCTGTAGGTTCAATCAAAACAATTGCGGAACACGGC is a window of Methanoculleus sp. 7T DNA encoding:
- a CDS encoding EVE domain-containing protein, whose product is MTRWLAISNRENSDVVIKKHIWGVPRRSINAINRVQLGDTILIYVGQKIVDKEVLPPAITGSFEVTSKMHENSSRIFISPAKLGDELFPLRIKLRPVKIFDPPVEFKPLIPDMKFITNKKMWSGHIRGQAMREIPEEDYQRIMEAGQGEGQ
- a CDS encoding restriction endonuclease subunit S, giving the protein MIEKKAIQNELRHLITDVVRGVAVRTPKISDADTVEVINIKDINDGRIDTASLEKRVVTSAKSSNYEAIREGDIVIATRGPQFRVGVADKQAEGHLITSNLIALRLDQQKVLPGVLAAYLNSPDGQHNLTAISKGVTVPSIGQKELLGITVPLPPMEAQQHIKDYLQSTEDYLTTLRAEEETVKKIRDYAIFRSFEVKV
- a CDS encoding N-6 DNA methylase; translation: MRPALDTVANWIWEAFDPVRSLMSPSEAYPYLLGIIGLKRFSDQGGDDVVRWHELAPEQYDLGSALNAALARVEAACPEYRGWFSDLDYNHRTLGGHQAWNRLWQSAVTAVGEFNFAALLEEDPQAIHDLCIKLNELVSRASSAKGEFETPDCLATLMSVLLAPHNGQSVYDPFCSSGTTLLRVASRTRDHDPDAHLALYAETRFLEAARKTHLNLFAAGERGAHVASGDIIARPGFTDGRQVKTFDRILCTIPFGAKSWGEEIATYDPFGRFVYGIPPATQGDFAYLQHCIASLSDDGVLVAVVSPSLLFKERREGEIRRRIVEADCIEAVIRLPPKIYLQTSIPVVLLVIRRTKPEARRGKILFIDASKGFLQGRSQNALRDEDITAIEKAYNAFGEIKGYSAVGSIKTIAEHGFNLDVSDYVVEVPDLAVALDLEGAVQELDELHQRRAGQYEEMRATLARLMKHMEAE